In a single window of the uncultured Dysgonomonas sp. genome:
- a CDS encoding DUF5111 domain-containing protein, whose protein sequence is MKTINKYIFLFLLAILAVSCNSDGDEVVLSGFQEGELKVTASEVVLTNDNSGKLVLSFMWNAGELANTYSQKYGLPADALKTTLQFDTQSSFASAKDVVETASAKSYTGKALNSLALSMGLETSQAAKLYVRLKSTIAANVDPLYSNVVEVTVTPYEEIAFLYMPGMLSGGWDKYTTRLCSRSGNGEYEGFVNAEAWDNFKFTTEMSSTSGITYGSNPNDLYTLDDSGDQWNIWFEEGGYFLLKANTNTMKWSKTRITAFAVTGEFNAWSLATDVMTYDTVNQVWKVTCNISNTLYGIQIIANNDWNSKYGGSNGEITLGGANIEIATPGTYTITMNLSNPEKYTYTIE, encoded by the coding sequence ATGAAAACAATAAATAAATATATATTCCTGTTCCTTCTGGCTATACTGGCCGTGTCATGTAACAGTGACGGGGATGAGGTGGTGCTTTCGGGTTTTCAGGAAGGAGAATTGAAAGTGACGGCATCGGAGGTCGTATTGACGAATGATAACAGTGGAAAACTGGTTCTGTCCTTTATGTGGAATGCCGGAGAGTTGGCGAATACATATTCGCAAAAGTACGGGCTTCCTGCCGATGCATTGAAGACAACACTCCAGTTCGATACACAGAGTTCATTTGCCAGTGCAAAAGATGTGGTGGAAACTGCCAGTGCTAAATCATACACAGGCAAGGCATTGAATTCGCTGGCCCTGAGTATGGGGCTGGAAACATCGCAGGCTGCAAAACTTTATGTACGCCTGAAATCTACCATTGCCGCTAATGTAGATCCTCTTTACAGTAATGTAGTGGAAGTGACCGTTACCCCTTACGAAGAAATCGCATTTTTATATATGCCGGGCATGCTGAGCGGTGGATGGGATAAATACACAACACGCTTATGTTCTCGCAGTGGAAATGGAGAATATGAAGGATTTGTGAATGCTGAAGCATGGGATAATTTTAAATTTACGACCGAAATGAGCAGCACTTCGGGCATAACTTATGGTTCTAATCCGAATGATTTATATACATTGGATGATAGTGGCGACCAGTGGAATATCTGGTTTGAAGAAGGTGGGTATTTCCTACTGAAAGCGAATACCAATACGATGAAATGGAGTAAGACGAGAATTACTGCCTTTGCCGTTACCGGAGAGTTCAATGCATGGAGCCTTGCTACTGATGTGATGACTTACGATACTGTAAATCAGGTCTGGAAAGTAACATGTAATATCTCGAACACATTGTATGGTATTCAGATAATTGCCAATAACGACTGGAATTCGAAATACGGAGGTAGTAACGGAGAGATTACTCTGGGCGGAGCGAATATAGAAATAGCCACACCGGGTACTTATACTATTACTATGAATCTGAGCAATCCTGAGAAGTACACATATACAATCGAATGA
- a CDS encoding RagB/SusD family nutrient uptake outer membrane protein encodes MKKIKYIYILLVSMTLGLFTSCLNDLDQIPKIEATPETVYNTPEGYKSVLAKLYASLAIAGQEKGDGNTDLGGKTYWGYLRIFYNLQELPTDEAIYTWGGGDALNGIQFMTWNSSDEWTSAMYYRIYYTVAICNEFLRNATDDKLSGFNDSDREQIKIYRSEARFLRALVYYHALDFYGNVPFVTEADPVGAFFPPRITRSELFNYVESELKGIEEELPLPLQNEYGRVSRAAAWSLLAKLYLNAKVYTGTEKNTECITYSKKVIDGGYALENTYANLFNADNDLRTNEIIFPIEADGQHTTTWGGSTYLVCGPIVGSMIATDYGVQSGWGSIRTRKEFVKLFKDITGATDKRAAFYTDGQTLDIEDPTIGTQGYSIVKYINKTSTGQNGSNFSEGLVDTDFPMIRLADVYLMYAEAVVRGGTSGSKSLAAEYINLIRKRAYGNETGKVSEDELTLDFILAERGRELYWEGTRRTDLIRFGKFTGSSYVWQWKGGTMDGTGTDSKFNLYPLPPADLAANPNLKQNEGY; translated from the coding sequence ATGAAAAAGATAAAATATATATACATTCTTTTGGTGTCGATGACCTTAGGTCTGTTCACATCATGTCTGAACGACCTTGACCAGATACCCAAAATAGAAGCTACACCCGAAACGGTTTACAATACACCCGAAGGCTATAAATCCGTTCTGGCAAAACTATATGCATCCCTTGCTATTGCCGGACAGGAAAAAGGGGACGGGAACACCGACCTCGGAGGTAAAACATATTGGGGCTACCTGCGTATTTTCTACAATTTGCAGGAACTACCTACCGATGAGGCTATTTACACATGGGGTGGGGGTGATGCTTTGAACGGTATCCAGTTTATGACATGGAATTCTTCGGACGAATGGACTTCGGCGATGTATTACCGTATCTATTATACTGTGGCCATCTGTAATGAATTTTTACGCAATGCGACCGATGATAAACTATCAGGTTTCAACGACAGCGACAGGGAACAGATAAAGATTTACCGCAGCGAAGCCCGTTTCCTTAGAGCTTTGGTTTATTATCATGCGCTGGATTTTTACGGGAATGTACCTTTTGTAACCGAGGCGGACCCTGTGGGAGCATTCTTCCCTCCGCGTATTACACGATCAGAATTGTTTAATTATGTAGAATCAGAGTTGAAAGGTATAGAAGAGGAATTACCTCTGCCATTGCAGAACGAATACGGGCGGGTAAGCCGTGCGGCAGCCTGGTCGTTATTAGCAAAACTATATCTGAATGCTAAAGTATACACAGGCACCGAAAAGAATACGGAATGTATTACTTACAGCAAGAAAGTAATAGACGGAGGTTATGCGTTGGAAAATACATATGCCAATCTGTTCAATGCCGATAATGATTTGCGTACAAATGAGATCATCTTCCCTATAGAAGCCGACGGACAGCATACCACTACATGGGGCGGCAGTACATACCTGGTTTGCGGGCCTATCGTAGGCTCTATGATAGCTACCGATTACGGAGTGCAATCCGGTTGGGGCAGTATCCGTACCAGAAAGGAATTCGTGAAACTTTTCAAAGATATTACAGGGGCGACAGATAAGCGTGCAGCATTCTATACCGATGGGCAGACTCTTGATATTGAAGACCCTACTATCGGTACTCAAGGCTATTCTATTGTGAAATATATTAATAAGACATCGACAGGACAGAACGGCTCAAACTTTTCAGAAGGATTGGTCGATACTGATTTTCCGATGATACGTCTTGCCGATGTATATCTAATGTATGCGGAAGCTGTAGTAAGAGGTGGTACGAGTGGAAGTAAGAGCCTTGCAGCTGAATATATAAATCTGATACGCAAAAGAGCTTACGGCAATGAGACAGGAAAGGTTAGTGAAGATGAACTGACTCTTGATTTTATTCTGGCCGAAAGAGGGCGTGAATTATATTGGGAAGGCACCCGCCGTACCGACCTTATCCGTTTCGGAAAATTCACAGGCTCGTCTTATGTATGGCAATGGAAAGGTGGAACAATGGATGGTACGGGAACTGACAGCAAATTCAATTTGTATCCGCTTCCGCCGGCCGATCTCGCAGCTAATCCTAATCTGAAACAAAACGAAGGGTATTAA
- a CDS encoding glycosyl hydrolase 53 family protein, producing the protein MKLYIKHLIIALSFIVSLGFISCGDDDDNGATNPDLSAETFAKGADVSWITQMEASGKKFYNTAGAEMEGIRLLRSLGMNSVRLRVWVDPVDGWCNTEDLLVKAYRAKNLGMRIMVDFHYSDSWADPSKQEKPAAWTNLSFTELKSVVTSYTTEVLNVLKTNGITPEWVQVGNETGNGMLWNDGKAEDYMENYAELNNAGYDAVKAVFPDAKVIVHLQNGQDNGLFRWLFDGLKSNNGKWDVIGMSLYPSADDWKTMNNDCLANMKDMIERYGSDVMVCEVGMSWDKAEASKAFLTDLIEKTKSLPDGKGLGVFYWEPQAYGSWNAYTLGAFDDSGKPTVALDAFK; encoded by the coding sequence ATGAAATTATATATAAAGCATTTGATTATAGCACTTTCATTTATTGTTTCCCTCGGATTTATTTCCTGTGGTGACGATGATGATAACGGTGCAACCAATCCTGACTTATCGGCCGAAACTTTTGCCAAAGGGGCTGATGTGAGCTGGATAACCCAGATGGAAGCGTCGGGGAAGAAATTCTACAATACAGCAGGGGCTGAAATGGAAGGTATAAGGCTGTTGAGAAGTCTTGGTATGAACTCTGTCCGCCTGCGTGTATGGGTCGACCCTGTAGATGGGTGGTGCAATACTGAAGATTTGTTGGTAAAAGCATACCGGGCTAAAAATCTGGGAATGCGTATTATGGTGGATTTCCATTACAGCGATAGCTGGGCAGATCCGTCGAAACAAGAAAAGCCGGCTGCATGGACTAACCTGAGTTTTACAGAACTGAAAAGCGTCGTTACAAGCTATACGACAGAAGTGCTGAACGTATTGAAAACAAATGGTATCACTCCGGAGTGGGTACAGGTGGGTAATGAAACAGGCAACGGAATGTTATGGAATGATGGAAAAGCTGAAGACTATATGGAAAACTATGCCGAGCTTAATAATGCAGGCTATGATGCGGTCAAGGCAGTTTTTCCTGATGCCAAAGTGATTGTTCACTTACAAAACGGACAGGATAATGGATTGTTCCGTTGGTTGTTCGACGGGCTGAAAAGTAACAATGGAAAGTGGGATGTAATAGGTATGTCTTTGTATCCGTCTGCCGATGATTGGAAGACCATGAACAACGATTGCCTTGCCAATATGAAAGATATGATAGAGCGTTATGGCTCGGATGTAATGGTTTGTGAGGTAGGGATGAGCTGGGATAAAGCGGAAGCGTCAAAGGCCTTTCTGACCGATTTGATAGAAAAAACAAAATCATTACCGGATGGCAAAGGCTTAGGTGTATTCTATTGGGAACCGCAGGCGTATGGTAGTTGGAACGCGTATACACTTGGTGCTTTTGACGATTCGGGAAAACCTACAGTTGCTTTGGATGCGTTTAAATAA
- a CDS encoding DUF4982 domain-containing protein yields the protein MKRKFITFILAILFCCNATIQSQTKRAEFLLEKNWKFSKGDYPDAVRAGFDDKNWESVTVPHDWAIYGPFDRKHDLQEVAVTQNGEKVATVKTGRTGGLPYVGIGWYRNTFNVDNFEKGKKRVTLLFDGAMSEARVYVNGKEACFWPFGYNSFHCDVTDLLNTDGKHNTLAVRLENKPQSSRWYPGAGLYRNVHVVVTEEIHVPVWGTYITTPFVSEEYASVKLKTEISNSDNADVRIVTEIKDALGNVVAKKDNTLRINHGQPFEQNLIVDKPQLWSPETPYLYSAISKVYVKDAQVDEYTTRFGIRDIKLIADKGFFLNGKRRKFQGVCNHHDLGPLGAAINVAALRRQLTMLKDMGCDAIRTAHNMPAPELVALCDEMGFMMMIEPFDEWDIAKCENGYHRFFNEWAEKDMVNMLRNYRNNASVVMWSIGNEVPTQCSDQGYKVASFLQDICHREDPTRPVTCGMDQISCVLNNGFAAMLDVPGFNYRAHRYLEGYEKLPQNLVLGTETSSTVSSRGVYKFPVEKKADAIYDDHQSSSYDFEYCAWSNLPDDDFALADDYEWTMGQFVWTGFDYLGEPSPYDTDAWPNHSSMFGIIDLASIPKDRYYLYRSLWNKNESTLHILPHWNWKGREGEKTPVFVYTNYPSAELFINGKSYGKQSKNNATLQNRYRLMWMDAIYEPGEVKVVAYDAQGKVAEEKIVRTAGKPHHIELVADRTQLAADGKDLAYINVRVVDKDGNLCPDDQRQITFSVTGDGSYKASANGDPTSLELFHLPRMQVFNGQLTSIVQSDEKAGKLVFEAKAKGLQTGRIEVIVK from the coding sequence ATGAAAAGAAAATTTATAACTTTTATTTTAGCCATACTGTTTTGTTGCAATGCCACCATTCAGTCGCAAACAAAAAGAGCAGAGTTTTTACTGGAAAAAAACTGGAAATTCAGCAAAGGCGATTATCCTGATGCAGTCAGAGCAGGCTTTGATGATAAAAACTGGGAGTCGGTAACTGTTCCCCATGATTGGGCTATATACGGGCCTTTCGACCGCAAGCACGATTTGCAGGAAGTGGCTGTTACCCAGAATGGGGAAAAAGTAGCGACTGTAAAAACCGGACGTACGGGAGGATTGCCATATGTCGGTATTGGCTGGTACAGGAATACGTTTAATGTAGATAATTTCGAGAAAGGGAAAAAACGTGTCACACTGCTTTTTGATGGAGCAATGAGCGAAGCGCGTGTGTATGTAAACGGGAAAGAAGCCTGTTTCTGGCCTTTCGGTTACAATTCTTTTCATTGCGATGTAACGGATCTGCTGAATACTGACGGTAAGCATAATACTCTCGCAGTCAGGCTCGAAAATAAACCGCAGTCGTCGCGTTGGTATCCGGGTGCGGGTCTTTACCGGAATGTACATGTAGTAGTGACCGAAGAAATACATGTACCTGTATGGGGTACTTATATTACTACGCCTTTTGTCTCGGAAGAATATGCTTCGGTGAAGCTGAAAACTGAAATCAGCAATTCGGATAACGCGGATGTACGGATAGTTACCGAAATAAAAGATGCATTAGGAAATGTCGTTGCTAAAAAAGATAATACACTAAGGATAAACCACGGCCAGCCTTTCGAGCAGAATCTTATTGTAGATAAACCCCAACTGTGGTCACCTGAGACTCCGTATCTATATAGCGCCATATCAAAAGTATATGTAAAAGATGCACAGGTTGACGAATATACCACACGTTTCGGTATAAGGGATATAAAACTGATTGCCGACAAGGGATTCTTTCTGAATGGTAAAAGACGTAAATTCCAAGGAGTTTGTAATCATCACGACCTTGGTCCTCTGGGAGCAGCCATTAATGTAGCGGCATTGCGCCGTCAGCTGACCATGCTGAAAGATATGGGCTGCGATGCCATACGCACGGCACATAATATGCCTGCGCCGGAATTGGTTGCCCTGTGTGATGAGATGGGCTTTATGATGATGATAGAACCATTCGACGAATGGGATATTGCTAAGTGCGAGAATGGTTATCACCGTTTCTTTAACGAATGGGCAGAAAAAGACATGGTAAATATGTTGCGCAACTATCGCAACAATGCCAGTGTGGTGATGTGGAGTATTGGCAATGAAGTACCTACTCAGTGCAGCGACCAGGGATACAAGGTGGCTTCTTTCTTGCAGGATATCTGCCACCGTGAAGATCCTACACGCCCTGTTACTTGTGGAATGGACCAGATTAGTTGTGTGTTGAATAACGGATTTGCAGCTATGCTGGATGTTCCCGGCTTCAATTACCGTGCTCATCGTTATCTGGAAGGTTATGAAAAGCTACCTCAAAATCTGGTGCTTGGAACTGAAACGTCATCGACTGTAAGCTCGCGGGGAGTATATAAATTCCCTGTAGAGAAAAAAGCCGATGCCATATATGACGACCATCAATCTTCATCCTACGATTTCGAATATTGTGCATGGTCGAATCTGCCGGATGATGATTTTGCATTGGCAGACGATTATGAATGGACTATGGGACAATTCGTATGGACGGGATTCGATTATCTGGGAGAACCTTCTCCTTATGATACGGATGCATGGCCGAATCATAGTTCTATGTTTGGTATTATAGATCTGGCAAGTATTCCTAAAGACAGGTATTATCTGTATCGTAGTCTGTGGAATAAGAATGAGAGTACGTTGCATATTCTGCCTCACTGGAACTGGAAAGGGCGTGAAGGAGAGAAAACACCTGTATTCGTTTATACCAATTATCCGTCAGCCGAACTTTTTATCAATGGTAAAAGCTACGGAAAACAAAGTAAAAATAATGCTACATTACAGAACCGCTACCGTCTGATGTGGATGGATGCCATATACGAACCGGGCGAAGTGAAAGTCGTTGCATACGATGCACAGGGTAAAGTAGCGGAAGAAAAGATTGTGCGTACAGCAGGTAAGCCGCATCATATAGAACTTGTAGCGGACAGGACACAGTTAGCTGCCGACGGCAAAGACTTGGCTTATATAAATGTAAGGGTAGTGGATAAAGACGGAAATCTATGCCCTGATGACCAACGTCAGATAACCTTCTCCGTAACAGGAGACGGCAGCTATAAAGCATCGGCAAACGGTGACCCTACTTCGCTCGAACTCTTTCATCTGCCTCGAATGCAGGTCTTTAACGGACAGTTGACTTCGATAGTACAGTCGGATGAAAAAGCCGGGAAGCTGGTCTTTGAAGCAAAAGCGAAAGGTTTGCAGACGGGAAGGATAGAAGTGATAGTAAAGTGA